A window of the Cicer arietinum cultivar CDC Frontier isolate Library 1 chromosome 6, Cicar.CDCFrontier_v2.0, whole genome shotgun sequence genome harbors these coding sequences:
- the LOC101496730 gene encoding histone-lysine N-methyltransferase ATXR3-like: protein MGDGGVACLPLQQQQQQQQQNVIEKLPNAAENVVCGAKTENGLSSELVKVPGKKIITKKVVRKVKKKVVSIVKKKVLVKKVGAAKGKFGLDGVSCKGSNGVENGELCGGQKEEVEEGELGTLKWPRSEVENGEFASEKLLPQPPPPLPRRSEIENEDNDSERWRKMQVEKGEVISDNWRKEEIISEKRWKETEKGAYGSWRSDDIEKGEFIPDRWHGGGTGKDDYGYGRINRYGPYRENGWKSDRECTSSSGRYASNESFRKNELNRSGGQHGKSAPRWENGQDRNIRISSKIVDEEKNEHNGRIHHAWDYSSGSRLKRHMNDSDDYERKQYGDYPGFKSRRLSDGGSRHVYSEQYSRVSVERSYRNSSSKLSVDKYSSRHHESPLPTRSAYDKHGCSPGYSERSPHDRARYYDYKDRAHTRRSPYGRDRSPYSREKSPHGRDRSPYSREKSPHGRERSPYDRNWERSPCDRSWDRSRHRDHKYRSPTHSERSPQNRGQQHDWRDRTPNLIEQSPLDRTRQNIDQETSNKTLSSEKHNSQYSCKNHDNKSIQKESNLPGIESQGERIVHDANESVEKGICNEPEKEQKSCSPAVSCKDSPCLQLPPVEQPSMEEDMDICDTPPHVPVVADSSLGKWFYLDYYGVEHGPSKLSDIKVLVDGGILTSDHFIKHIDSDRWLTVENATSPLAAQSFPSIIVSDTITQLVNPPEAPGNLLADTGDVLQSGPENYQEMQAPSLQPMLCPDGSTLAPELLEDLHIDERASVLLDGYDVIPGRELEAIKEALQMSFEYAKCDRCGDYKGFPGLDACLSMECDSKTDFASRGHGSQLNMPPDKDNDDWFSARWSCKGGDWKRNDDSQDRHCKKKLVLNDGFPLCQMPKSGCEDPRWSRKDDLYYPSHSRKLDIPLWAFCTDELVDCSGAVSRQVQSKLASVRGVKGNVHLVVRINACVVKDQGSLVSESHLKTQGKDRYHSRSTRPSSSTSDSKRSSAEEDSLSKTVNDQGSQGYCRTVEFMNISQDHVCAVHDLQLHLGDWYYLDGSGRERGPSSFSDLQILVDQGIIKKYSSVFRKCDKLWVPVTSSQETYNVSLKSHQESCSVSGEFSGHASLQSQGISFGEPHSKSNLFNSLYPQFVGYTRGKLHELVIKSYKSREFAAVINEVLDPWINARQPKKEIEKQIFWKSEADAHSSKRARGLVDDSEEESDLEDDKFVIENDESTLEALCVDVTSTGEQSGITVSKEGSWGLLNGQMLARVFHFLRSDLKSLVFASMTCKHWKASVKFYKEVSRNVNLSSLGHSCSDSILWSIVNAYEKDKIKSMVLMGCTNITAGMLEKVLLSFPCLSTVDIRGCNQFEELTPKFTNVKWIKSRSSCTNKIAEEPHKLRSLKQITEQTSSVSKASTLGIRDDFGELKVYFDSVDKRDTVKQLFRQNLYKRSKLYDARKSSSILSRDARTRRWSIKKSESGYKRMEEFLVSRLREIMKSNACDFFVPKVAEIEAKMKTGYYSGHGLKSVKEDISRMCRDAIKAKNRGDANDMNHVISLFIQLATRLEESSKYVNDRDALLKLWGKDLPLGLCSTSSKYKKNRLVTERKYRRDEIHGGLGNGEYASDREIRRRLSKLNKKSMDSESETSDDLDGTSEDGNSDGDTSTSNTDSDQELHLQSRNRESRRNGYFTPNDGLDFITDEREWGARMTKASLVPPVTRKYDVIDQYVIVADEDDVRRKMRVSLPDDYAEKLTSQKNGTEESDMELPEVKDYKPRKKLENEVIEQEVYGIDPYTHNLLLDSMPEELNWSLQEKHMFIEDTLLQTLNKQVRLFTGTGSTPMSYPLQPIIQEIERCAEEHSDERMISMCQGILKAIDRRPDDKYVAYRKGLGVVCNKEEGFGEDDFVVEFLGEVYPVWKWFEKQDGIRSLQKNSKDPAPEFYNIYLERPKGDADGYDLVVVDAMHKANYASRICHSCRPNCEAKVTAVDGHYQIGIYSVRKIQHGEEITFDYNSVTESKEEYEASVCLCGSQVCRGSYLNLTGEGAFQKVLKEWHGILDCHYLMLEACQLNSVSEEDYNDLGRAGLGSCLLGGLPDWLVAYAARLVRFVNFERTKLPEEILKHNLEEKRKYFSDICLEVERSDAEVQAEGVYNQRLQNLAVTLDKVRYVMRCIFGDPMKAPPPLEKVSPEAVVSYLWKGEDSFVEELLQCLTPHVEESTLNDLKSKVRARDPSSIKDIQKSLLWLRDEVRNLPCTYKCRHDAAADLIHIYAYTKYFFRIRDYKTITSPPVYISPLDLGPKFADKLGAGFQEYRKIYGQNYCLGQLIFWHNQSDGEPDCTLARVSRGSLSLPDISSFYAKAHKPSRQRIYGPRTVRSMLAKMEKQPQRPWPKDRIWSFKSNPKFFGSPMLDAVINNSPLDREMVHWLKHRPAIFQAMWDQ from the exons ATGGGTGATGGAGGTGTGGCGTGTTTGCCTTTgcagcagcagcaacaacaacaacaacagaaTGTTATCGAGAAGTTGCCAAATGCGGCGGAGAATGTGGTTTGTGGAGCGAAGACTGAGAATGGTTTAAGTTCTGAGTTGGTTAAGGTTCCTGGAAAGAAGATTATTACCAAGAAGGTGGTGAGAAAGGTGAAGAAGAAAGTAGTGTCAATTGTGAAGAAGAAAGTACTTGTGAAGAAGGTTGGAGCTGCGAAGGGAAAATTTGGATTGGACGGAGTGAGTTGCAAGGGAAGTAATGGTGTTGAGAATGGCGAATTATGCGGCGGGCAGAAGGAAGAAGTGGAAGAGGGTGAATTGGGGACTTTGAAGTGGCCAAGGAGTGAAGTGGAGAATGGAGAGTTTGCGTCTGAGAAGCTGCTGCCACAACCGCCGCCACCACTGCCAAGGAGAAGTGAAATTGAGAATGAGGATAATGACAGTGAGAGGTGGAGAAAAATGCAGGTCGAGAAGGGGGAGGTTATTTCTGATAATTGGAGAAAAGAGGAGATAATTTCTGAGAAGAGATGGAAAGAAACTGAGAAAGGGGCATATGGGTCATGGAGAAGTGATGATATTGAGAAGGGAGAATTCATTCCGGATAGGTGGCATGGGGGAGGCACAGGGAAGGATGATTATGGGTATGGTAGAATCAACAGGTATGGGCCATATAGGGAAAATGGGTGGAAAAGTGACCGTGAATGTACATCCTCGTCTGGGAGGTATGCAAGTAATGAGAGTTTTAGGAAGAATGAATTGAATAGAAGTGGGGGTCAGCATGGTAAAAGTGCTCCTAGGTGGGAGAATGGACAAGACAGAAATATAAGGATAAGTTCAAAAATTGTGGACGAGGAGAAAAATGAACACAATGGTAGGATTCATCATGCATGGGATTACTCTTCTGGAAGTCGTTTGAAGAGGCACATGAATGACTCAGACGATTATGAGCGGAAGCAGTATGGAGATTATCCTGGTTTCAAAAGTCGAAGGCTATCTGACGGTGGCTCACGCCATGTTTATTCAGAGCAATATTCTCGTGTTTCTGTTGAGAGATCGTATAGAAATAGTTCTTCAAAATTATCTGTGGACAAGTATTCTTCTAGGCATCACGAATCTCCTTTGCCTACCAGATCGGCTTATGATAAGCATGGATGCAGTCCTGGTTATTCTGAGCGATCCCCACATGATCGAGCTAGGTACTATGATTATAAAGATCGTGCTCATACCCGTCGGTCACCTTATGGCCGTGACAGATCTCCATATAGCCGGGAGAAATCTCCGCATGGTCGTGACAGATCTCCATATAGCCGCGAGAAATCTCCACATGGTCGTGAAAGATCCCCATATGATAGGAATTGGGAAAGATCCCCGTGTGATAGGAGTTGGGATAGAAGTCGTCACCGTGATCATAAATATAGAAGTCCTACTCATTCTGAGCGGTCCCCACAAAATCGAGGTCAGCAACACGATTGGAGGGACCGGACTCCAAACTTGATAGAGCAATCTCCACTTGATCGAACTAGACAAAATATTGATCAAGAAACAAGTAATAAAACCTTATCAAGTGAAAAACATAATTCACAATATAGTTGTAAGAATCACGATAACAAGAGTATTCAAAAGGAGTCAAATCTTCCAGGTATAGAATCTCAAGGTGAAAGGATTGTGCATGATGCCAATGAGTCTGTCGAGAAAGGTATATGCAATGAACCTGAAAAGGAACAAAAGTCCTGCAGCCCAGCTGTAAGCTGCAAAGATTCTCCTTGCTTGCAGCTACCTCCTGTGGAGCAGCCTTCTATGGAAGAAGATATGGACATATGTGATACTCCTCCACATGTTCCTGTGGTTGCTGATTCATCATTAGGAAAATggttttaccttgattattaTGGTGTAGAACACGGTCCATCTAAATTATCTGACATCAAGGTTCTTGTTGATGGTGGTATACTTACGTCGGATCATTTTATTAAGCACATAGATAGTGACAGGTGGCTCACTGTTGAGAATGCCACATCACCTTTGGCAGCTCAGAGTTTTCCATCAATTATTGTGTCAGACACCATAACCCAGCTGGTAAACCCTCCAGAAGCTCCTGGTAATCTTTTGGCAGATACTGGGGATGTTCTTCAATCTGGTCCTGAGAATTATCAGGAAATGCAAGCGCCTTCCCTGCAACCAATGCTATGTCCTGATGGTAGTACGCTTGCACCTGAACTGTTGGAGGACCTCCACATTGATGAAAGGGCTAGTGTTCTCTTAGACGGTTATGATGTCATTCCTGGAAGGGAGCTTGAGGCAATAAAAG AAGCTTTGCAAATGAGTTTTGAATATGCGAAGTGTGACCGTTGCGGAGACTACAAAG GTTTTCCTGGTCTTGATGCTTGCTTGAGCATGGAGTGTGATTCAAAAACTGATTTTGCATCAAGAGGGCATGGGTCCCAGTTAAATATGCCTCCTGACAAGGATAACGATGACTGGTTTTCTGCTCGATGGTCATGCAAAGGTGGTGACTGGAAGAGGAATGATGACTCCCAAGATAGACATTGTAAAAAGAAACTGGTCCTAAATGATGGCTTTCCATTATGTCAAATGCCTAAGTCTGGATGTGAAGATCCTCGGTGGTCTAGGAAAGATGACTTGTATTATCCATCTCACAGCAGGAAGCTTGATATTCCTCTTTGGGCTTTTTGTACTGATGAGTTGGTTGATTGCAGTGGTGCTGTGAGCAGACAAGTTCAGAGTAAGCTTGCTTCTGTTAGAGGAGTGAAAGGAAATGTTCATTTGGTGGTGAGGATAAACGCATGCGTGGTCAAGGACCAGGGATCATTGGTCTCCGAGTCACACCTCAAGACCCAAGGCAAGGATAGATATCATTCAAGATCAACCCGACCTTCCTCTTCAACCAGTGATAGCAAGAGATCATCAGCTGAAGAAGATTCCCTGTCAAAAACTGTTAATGATCAAGGTTCTCAAGGCTATTGCAGGACTGTGGAATTCATGAATATTTCTCAAGACCATGTTTGTGCCGTCCATGACTTGCAGTTGCATTTGGGTGATTGGTATTATCTGGATGGTTCGGGGCGTGAAAGAGGGCCTTCATCGTTTTCGGATCTACAGATTTTAGTAGACCAAGGAATTATAAAAAAGTATAGCAGCGTGTTCAGGAAATGTGATAAGCTCTGGGTTCCTGTTACCTCTTCTCAAGAAACTTACAATGTCAGTCTCAAGAGTCACCAAGAAAGCTGTTCAGTGTCTGGTGAATTTTCTGGACATGCATCATTGCAATCTCAAGGTATTTCATTTGGTGAGCCTCATTCAAAGTCAAATCTGTTCAACAGCTTATACCCCCAGTTTGTTGGTTATACTCGTGGGAAGCTACATGAATTAGTAATTAAATCATATAAGAGCCGGGAATTTGCCGCAGTAATAAATGAGGTTCTAGATCCTTGGATCAATGCAAGACAGCCAAAGAAGGAAATtgagaaacaaatattttggaaatcag AAGCTGATGCACATTCTTCCAAAAGAGCCCGAGGGCTGGTTGATGATAGTGAAGAAGAGAGTGATTTGGAAGAtgacaaatttgttattgaGAACGATGAATCCACTCTTGAGGCTCTCTGTGTTGATGTTACATCCACTGGAGAACAAAGTGGCATTACCGTGTCAAAGGAGGGAAGCTGGGGATTATTAAATGGTCAAATGTTGGCACGAGTCTTCCACTTTTTGAGGTCTGATTTGAAGTCCCTTGTCTTTGCATCCATGACTTGCAAGCATTGGAAAGCATCTGTGAAGTTTTACAAAGAAGTCTCAAGAAATGTCAACTTGTCATCCCTAGGTCATTCTTGCAGTGATTCCATATTGTGGAGCATTGTG AATGCTTATGAGAAAGACAAGATCAAATCTATGGTTTTAATGGGTTGCACTAATATTACTGCTGGCATGCTAGAGAAAGTTCTTCTTTCATTTCCTTGTTTATCTACAGTAGACATTAGAGGGTGTAATCAGTTTGAGGAGCTGACTCCTAAATTTACCAATGTGAAATGGATCAAGAGTCGAAGTTCATGCACAAATAAAATTGCAGAGGAGCCACATAAACTCAGAAGCCTTAAACAGATTACTGAGCAAACTTCGTCCGTTTCCAAGGCCAGTACTTTAGGTATTAGGGATGATTTTGGTGAGCTGAAGGTTTATTTTGATAGTGTGGATAAGAGAGACACGGTGAAACAATTGTTCCGCCAAAACTTATACAAGCGTTCAAAACTATATGATGCTAGAAAGTCCTCTTCTATTCTCTCTAGAGATgctcgtacaagacgatggtcAATTAAGAAATCTGAAAGTGGTTACAAAAGGATGGAGGAATTTCTTGTTTCAAGACTGAGGGAAATTATGAAGTCAAATGCCTGTGACTTTTTTGTGCCCAAG GTTGCAGAAATTGAGGCTAAAATGAAAACAGGTTATTACAGTGGGCATGGGCTGAAATCTGTGAAGGAGGACATAAGCAGGATGTGCCGTGATGCAATAAA GGCAAAGAATCGTGGTGATGCTAATGATATGAATCATGTTATCTCATTATTTATTCAGCTTGCTACACGGTTGGAGGAGAGTTCTAAATATGTGAATGACAGAGATGCACTATTGAAGTTATGGGGAAAAGATTTACCCTTGGGATTATGTTCTACTTCCTCCAAATACAAGAAGAATAGATTGGTGACTGAGAGAAAGTATAGGAGGGATGAAATACATGGTGGTTTGGGTAATGGAGAGTATGCTTCTGATAGAGAAATCAGAAGGCGtttatcaaaattgaataaGAAATCAATGGACTCAGAGAGTGAGACATCTGATGACCTTGATGGGACTTCTGAAGATGGAAATAGTGATGGTGATACTTCAACCTCCAACACTGATAGTGACCAAGAACTTCATTTACAGAGTCGAAACAGGGAGTCAAGAAGAAATGGATACTTCACACCTAATGATGGGTTGGATTTCATTACTGATGAGCGTGAATGGGGAGCTCGCATGACAAAAGCAAGTCTAGTTCCTCCTGTTACTCGGAAATATGATGTCATTGATCAATATGTCATTGTAGCTGATGAGGATGATGTACGAAGGAAGATGAGGGTTTCACTACCAGATGACTATGCAGAGAAGTTGACGTCACAAAAGAATGGAACTGAGGAGTCTGATATGGAACTTCCTGAAGTCAAGGATTACAAACCTAGAAAAAAGCTTGAAAATGAGGTCATTGAGCAAGAGGTTTATGGAATTGATCCCTATACACACAATCTTTTACTTGATTCTATGCCAGAAGAGTTAAATTGGTCTCTGCAAGAGAAGCATATGTTTATAGAAGACACACTCCTTCAGACATTGAATAAGCAAGTTAGGCTTTTTACTGGAACTGGAAGCACACCAATGAGCTACCCTTTGCAGCCTATTATCCAAGAGATTGAAAGGTGTGCAGAGGAGCACAGTGATGAAAGAATGATCAGTATGTGTCAAGGTATCCTAAAAGCCATTGACAGACGTCCTGATGACAAATATGTAGCTTATAGAAAG GGGCTTGGTGTTGTTTGCAACAAGGAAGAAGGCTTTGGTGAAGAtgattttgttgtggagtttcTTGGAGAG GTGTATCCTGTGTGGAAGTGGTTTGAGAAACAAGATGGGATACGGTCTCTTCAAAAAAATAGCAAAGATCCAGCACCAGAATTTTATAACATATACCTTGAGAGGCCAAAG GGAGATGCTGATGGGTATGACTTAGTAGTTGTTGATGCAATGCACAAGGCTAACTATGCCAGTCGAATATGCCATTCATGCCGACCTAATTGTGAAGCAAA AGTTACTGCTGTTGATGGTCATTATCAAATCGGTATTTATAGTGTTCGTAAAATTCAGCATGGCGAGGAGATCACCTTTGATTACAATTCTGTTACAGAG AGCAAGGAGGAATATGAAGCATCAGTTTGTTTATGTGGAAGCCAAGTTTGCCGTGGGAGCTATCTAAATCTGACTGGTGAAGGGGCTTTCCAAAAG GTGCTGAAGGAGTGGCATGGAATTCTTGATTGTCATTATTTGATGCTAGAAGCTTGTCAATTAAATTCCGTTTCTGAAGAGGACTATAATGACTTGGGAAGAGCTGGTTTAGGCAGTTGTTTGCTCGGAGGCTTGCCGGATTGGCTAGTTGCTTATGCTGCTCGTCTT GTGagatttgttaattttgaaagaACGAAACTTCCTGAGGAAATTCTAAAGCataatttggaagaaaaaagaaaatatttttcagaTATATGTCTTGAAGTCGAGAGGAGTGACGCAGAGGTTCAG GCTGAGGGTGTATACAACCAGAGGCTTCAAAATCTTGCAGTCACTCTTGATAAG GTAAGGTATGTTATGAGATGTATTTTTGGTGATCCAATGAAAGCTCCACCTCCTCTTGAGAAGGTCAGTCCTGAAGCAGTTGTTTCGTACCTGTGGAAAGGAGAGGATTCATTTGTTGAGGAGCTTCTTCAGTGTCTGACTCCTCATGTGGAAGAGTCTACCTTGAATGATCTAAAATCCAAAGTCCGTGCCCGAGATCCTTCGAGTATTAAAGATATTCAGAAATCTCTGTTATG GTTGAGGGATGAGGTTCGAAATCTTCCTTGTACATACAAATGTCGGCATGATGCTGCTGCTGACTTAATTCATATTTATGCTTATACCAAGTACTTCTTTAGAATACGG GATTATAAAACTATTACTTCACCACCTGTCTATATTAGTCCGCTTGACTTAGGTCCTAAGTTTGCTGACAAGTTGGGAGCAGGCTTTCAGGAGTATCGGAAAATATATGGTCAAAATTATTGTTTAGGGCAACTGATATTTTGGCACAATCAGAGTGATGGGGAGCCTGATTGTACCCTGGCTAGGGTCAGCAGGGGTAGCTTGTCATTGCCAGACATCAGTTCTTTTTATGCCAAGGCTCATAAGCCTTCACGGCAACGTATTTATGGTCCAAGGACTGTCAGATCTATGTTGGCAAAAATG GAGAAGCAGCCCCAGAGACCTTGGCCCAAAGACCGGATTTGGTCATTCAAAAGTAATCCTAAATTTTTTGGTAGCCCAATGTTGGACGCTGTAATTAATAACTCTCCACTGGATAGGGAGATGGTTCACTGGTTGAAGCACAGACCGGCCATATTCCAGGCAATGTGGGACCAGTGA
- the LOC101497039 gene encoding protein VASCULATURE COMPLEXITY AND CONNECTIVITY-like, whose protein sequence is MGRVAGIFLCLVIVIMDVVAGILGFEAEIAQNKVKHLKLWIFECRQPSHEAFMLGLGAAVLLGVSHVMANLLGGCNCICSQQEFDKASPNRQLSLACLIFTWVVVAIGLSMLVIGSMSNNKSEDSCGFSHHHFLSIGGILCFIHALFCIVYYVSITASMN, encoded by the exons ATGGGGAGAGTAGCAGGTATTTTTCTTTGTCTTGTAATTGTTATAATGGATGTTGTAGCTGGGATTCTTGGCTTTGAGGCAGAAATAGCACAAAACAAG gTTAAGCATTTAAAGTTGTGGATATTTGAGTGTAGACAACCAAGTCATGAGGCCTTCATGCTAGGGCTAGGAGCAGCAGTGCTTTTGGGAGTATCACATGTTATGGCCAATTTGTTAGGTGGCTGCAATTGTATTTGTTCTCAACAAGAATTTGACAAGGCTTCCCCCAATAGGCAACTCTCCCTGGCTTGCCTTATTTTCACCTG GGTTGTGGTGGCAATTGGATTGTCCATGCTGGTGATAGGATCTATGTCAAACAATAAGTCAGAGGATTCTTGTGGGTTCTCACACCATCACTTTTTGTCCATTGGTGGGATTTTGTGTTTTATTCATGCCCTATTTTGCATTGTATATTACGTTTCTATCACTGCCTCTATGAATTAA